A window of Accipiter gentilis chromosome 24, bAccGen1.1, whole genome shotgun sequence contains these coding sequences:
- the MED12 gene encoding mediator of RNA polymerase II transcription subunit 12 isoform X4, protein MAAFGVLSYEHRPLKRPRLGPPDVYPQDPKQKEDELTALNVKQGFNNQPAVSGDEHGSAKNVNFNPAKISSNFSSIIAEKLRCNTLPDTGRRKPQVNQKDNFWLVTARSQSAINNWFTDLAGTKPLTHLAKKVPIFSKKEEVFGYLAKYTVPVMRAAWLIKMTCAYYAAITETKVKKRHVIDPFIEWTQIITKYLSEQLQKIAEFYRQLPGQGCGSPSGPMPQEVEQALKQWDYNEKLAMFMFQDGMLDRHEFLTWVLECFEKIRSGEDEFLKMLLPLLLRYSGEFVQSAYLSRRLAYFCTRRLAMQLDGAGGHPPHILSAQTGNALPSTPTPQPAAGNPPPSPFSDLLLCPQHRPVVYGLSCILQSIILCCPSALVWHYSLTDSRIKTGSPLDHLPIAPSNLPMPGGNSAFTQQVRAKLREIEQQIKERGQAVEVRWSFDKCQETTAGFTIGRVLHTLEVLDSHSFERSDFSNSLDSLYNRIFGLGPTKDSHEISPDDDAVVALLCEWAVSYKRSGRHRAMVVAKLLEKRQAEIEAERCGDSEVVDEKGSISSGSLSAASAPVFQDVLMQFLDTQAPMLTDPGKENEKVEFFNLVLLFCELIRHDVFSHNIYMCTLISRGDLAMDSHGPRPPSPFDDPAEEHDRKETEGNSGIKLEDTGLSEPMDIDHNSSMLFDDMEKTDFSMFSPPMHCESKASPSPEKPDPEKEAKPLLKDKSVEGMLASLYDQPRHIQYATHFPIPQEESCSHECNQRLVVLFGVGKQRDDARHTIKKITKDILKVLNRKSTAETGGEEGQKRKKSKPEAFPTAEDIFAKFQHLSHFDQHQVTSQVSRNVLEQITSFALGMSYHLPLVQHVQFIFDLMEYSLNISGLIDFAIQLLNELSVVEAELLLKSSDLVGSYTTSLCLCIVAVLRHYHSCLILNQDQMAQVFEGLCGVVKHGMNRSDGSSAERCILAYLYDLYTSCSHLKSKFGELFSDFCSKVKNTIYCNVEPSDSNMLWEPEFMIDTIENPSAHNFTYTNLGKSLNENPANRYSFVCNALMHVCVGHHDPDRVNDIAILCAELTGYCKSLSAEWLGVLKALCCSSNNGTCGFNDLLCNVDVSDLSFHDSLATFVAILIARQCLLLEDLIRCAAIPSLLNAACSEQDSEPGARLTCRILLHLFKTPQLNPCQQDGNKPTVGIRSSCDRHLLAASQNRIVDGAVFAVLKAVFVLGDAELKGSGFSHPGGVDDLMDDELGTRKASGRVVTVETASLDIYAKYVLRSICQQEWVGERCLKSLCEDSNDLQDPVLSSTQAQRLMQLICYPHRLLDNEEGENPQRQRIKRILQNLDQWTMRQSSLELQLMIKQTANNEMNSLLENIAKATIEVFQQSAETSSASSAGNGVNNVSSSASATPANNKSKPILSSLERSGVWLVAPLIAKLPTSVQGHVLKAAGEELEKGQHLGSSSRKERDRQKQKSMSLLSQQPFLSLVLTCLKGQDEQREGLLTSLYSQVQQIVTNWREDQYQDDCKAKQLMHEALKLRLNLVGGMFDTVQRSTQQTTEWAVLLLDIISSGTVDMQSNNELFTTVLDMLSVLINGTLAADMSSISQGSMEENKRAYMNLVKKLRKELGDRQSDSLEKVRQLLPLPKQTRDVITCEPQGSLIDTKGNKIAGFDSIFKKEGLQVSTKQKISPWDLFEGLKHSAPLSWGWFGTVRVDRKVSRFEEQQRLLLYHTHLKPKPRSYYLEPLPLPPEEEEPPTPVALEPEKKAAEPAKADKTSSNPATSTEERKKKQSKTKKRNQSASKTEDFVLGPSRGVSYGVGMPTDLLHHQSGSTMSRLAYGQSPVGLYAQNQPLPAGGPRLDTSYRPVRMPLGKLVQSRPPYSGVLPPGMGSMMGIDPSYKPAVYRQQPPVSQGQILRQQLQAKLQGQGIMGQQPVRQMAPTPSYGALQPSQGYTPYVSHIGLQQHPSQSGTMVPPTYSGQPYQNSHPSSNPALVDPVRQMQQRPSGYVHQQAPGYGHTLGNTQRFPHQSIQQAPMMSGMNHLGPQGVPSGIRPSQILPDQQQQQYLRQQQQQQQQMLRQQQQQQQQQQQQPPQPQPQQQPQVSTVPQPQAQGQPPGLGMQALPPQQPIFQRQGLQQTQQQQQTAALVRQLQQQLSNTQTQQNNNPFGRY, encoded by the exons ATGGCGGCCTTCGGCGTCCTCAGCTACGAGCACCGCCCGCTCAAGCGCCCGCGCCTCGGCCCGCCTGACGTCTACCCGCAGGACCCCAAGCAAAAGGAG GATGAGCTGACTGCTCTGAACGTCAAGCAAGGCTTCAATAACCAGCCGGCAGTCTCTGGGGACGAGCACGGCAGTGCCAAGAATGTCAATTTCAACCCAGCGAAG atcagTTCAAATTTTAGCAGTATTATCGCAGAAAAGCTGCGGTGCAATACACTGCCTGACACGGGAAGACGGAAACCCCAGGTGAATCAGAAAGATAACTTTTGGCTGGTGACAGCACGTTCTCAGAGTGCCATAAACAACTGGTTCACAGATCTGGCTGGAACTAAGCCCCTCACTCATCTCGCTAAGAAG GTGCCCATCTTCAGCAAGAAGGAAGAGGTCTTTGGTTATTTGGCGAAATACACGGTTCCAGTAATGAGAGCAGCCTGGCTCATCAAAATGACTTGTGCCTATTATGCTGCCATCACAGAAACCAAGGTGAAAAAACGTCATGTCATTGATCCCTTCATTG AATGGACGCAGATCATCACCAAGTACCTGtcagagcagctgcagaaaatTGCGGAGTTCTATAGACAGCTCCCAGGGCAAGGCTGTGGTTCACCATCTGGGCCAATGCCCCAAGAGGTGGAACAAGCTTTGAAGCAGTGGGACTACAATGAGAAACTAGCTATGTTCATGTTCCAG GATGGCATGCTAGACCGACATGAATTCCTGACATGGGTCCTCGAGTGCTTTGAGAAGATACGGTCAGGAGAAGatgaatttctgaaaatgctcCTACCCCTGCTGCTGCGG TACTCTGGAGAGTTTGTGCAGTCTGCATACCTGTCCAGACGTCTGGCCTACTTCTGCACCCGCAGGCTTGCTATGCAGCTGGATGGTGCTGGTGGGCACCCACCCCACATCCTGTCTGCCCAGACAGGGAATGCTCTTCCTTCAACTCCCACCCCTCAGCCAGCTGCAGGGaatcctcctcccagccctttcAGCGACTTACTGCTGTGCCCCCAGCACAGGCCAGTGGTATATGGGCTCAGCTGCATCCTCCAG AGTATAATTTTGTGTTGCCCAAGTGCCCTTGTGTGGCATTACTCATTGACTGATAGCAGGATAAAGACCGGCTCTCCATTGGACCACCTGCCTATAGCCCCATCCAACTTGCCCATGCCAGGAGGGAATTCCGCCTTTACACAGCAG GTTCGGGCGAAGCTGCGTGAAATTGAGCAGCAGATAAAGGAACGCGGCCAGGCTGTGGAGGTTCGCTGGTCATTTGACAAGTGCCAGGAAACCACAGCAG GTTTCACTATTGGCCGTGTCTTGCACACTTTAGAAGTTCTGGACAGTCACAGCTTTGAAAGATCTGACTTCAGCAACTCTTTGGATTCCTTGTATAACAGGATATTTGGGCTGGGTCCAACCAAAGACAGTCATGAG ATCTCCCCAGATGATGATGCAGTGGTGGCCTTGCTGTGTGAGTGGGCTGTCAGCTATAAACGCTCTGGACGCCACAGGGCTATGGTCGTGGCCAAACTCTTAGAGAAGCGTCAAGCAGAGATAGAGGCTGAG aGATGTGGGGACTCTGAAGTCGTGGATGAGAAGGGCTCCATCTCCTCAGGATCACTCTCAGCAGCCAGTGCTCCTGTCTTTCAGGATGTCCTTATGCAGTTCCTTGACACTCAAGCTCCTATGCTAA CTGATCCTGGGAAGGAGAATGAGAAGGTGGAGTTTTTTAACCTGGTGCTGCTGTTCTGTGAGCTAATCCGACATGATGTCTTCTCTCACAACATCTACATGTGCACACTCATCTCCCGGGGTGATCTTGCCATGGATTCTCATGGGCCTCGCCCACCCTCTCCCTTCGATGACCCTGCTGAGGAGCACGACAGGAAGGAGACGGAGGGAAACAGTGGCATCAAGCTAGAG GACACAGGTCTTTCTGAGCCCATGGACATCGACCATAACTCCAGCATGCTCTTTGATGACATGGAGAAGACAGACTTTTCG ATGTTTTCTCCTCCAATGCATTGTGAATCTAAAGCCAGTCCTTCCCCTGAGAAACCAGATCCTGAAAAGGAAGCAAAGCCTTTGCTGAAGGATAAGTCTGTGGAAGGAATGCTAGCATCCCTGTATGACCAGCCTCGGCACATCCAGTATGCAACACACTTTCCTATTCCTCAG GAGGAGTCTTGCAGTCATGAGTGTAATCAACGGTTGGTAGTTCTTTTTGGGGTTGGAAAACAACGGGACGATGCTCGGCATACAATCAAGAAAATAACTAAAGACATTCTTAAAGTCTTAAACAGAAAAAGCACTGCAGAGACGG GTGGAGAGGAAggccagaagaggaaaaagagcaagccagaagcattcccaacagcTGAAGATATCTTTGCAAAGTTCCAGCACCTTTCTCACTTTGATCAGCACCAAGTCACATCTCAG GTATCTCGCAATGTCTTGGAACAGATCACCAGCTTTGCCTTGGGAATGTCATACCACCTGCCTCTGGTACAGCACGTGCAGTTCATATTTGACTTGATGGAGTATTCGCTCAATATCAGTGGTCTTATCGATTTTGCCATCCAG TTGCTGAATGAACTGAGCGTGGTGGAGGCAGAACTGCTGTTGAAATCCTCCGACCTTGTTGGCAGCTACACCACCAGCTTGTGCCTGTGCATCGTGGCTGTGCTGCGGCACTACCACTCCTGCCTTATATTGAACCAGGACCAGATGGCTCAGGTCTTCGAAGG TCTGTGTGGGGTGGTGAAACATGGCATGAATCGCTCAGATGGCTCCTCAGCAGAGCGCTGTATCCTGGCCTATCTCTACGACCTGTATACCTCCTGCAGTCACCTCAAAAGTAAATTTGGGGAGCTCTTTAG TGACTTCTGCTCCAAGGTGAAGAATACAATCTACTGCAATGTTGAGCCATCTGACTCCAACATGCTATGGGAACCAGAGTTCATGATTGACACTATTGAAAATCCATCTGCACATAACTTTACATACACCAACCTGGGCAAGAGCCTCAATGAAAACCCAGCCAACCGCTACAGTTTTGTCTGTAATGCacttatgcatgtgtgtgtgggaCACCACGATCCAGACAG GGTGAACGACATTGCTATCCTGTGTGCTGAGCTAACTGGCTACTGCAAGTCTCTAAGCGCCGAGTGGCTGGGTGTGCTCAAAGCTTTGTGCTGTTCCTCCAATAATGGGACCTGTGGCTTCAATGATCTCCTCTGCAATGTTGAT GTCAGTGACTTATCTTTCCATGATTCCTTGGCCACCTTTGTTGCCATTCTCATTGCCCGGCAGTGCTTGCTGCTGGAGGACCTGATTCGCTGTGCTGCTATCCCCTCACTCCTCAATGCTG CCTGCAGTGAACAGGATTCAGAACCAGGAGCACGTCTGACCTGCCGGATTTTACTCCATCTGTTTAAGACTCCACAGCTGAACCCATGCCAGCAAGATGGCA ACAAACCCACGGTGGGAATCCGCTCTTCCTGTGATCGTCACTTACTGGCAGCTTCCCAGAATCGTATTGTGGATGGAGCAGTCTTTGCAGTGCTGAAGGCTGTCTTTGTTCTGG GAGATGCAGAACTGAAAGGCTCTGGCTTTTCCCACCCCGGAGGTGTCGATGATCTCATGGATGATGAGCTGGGCACCAGGAAGGCCAGTGGTCGGGTAGTAACTGTAGAAACAGCTAGCTTGGATATTTATGCCAAGTATGTACTAAGGAGTATATGTCAACAG GAGTGGGTAGGTGAGCGATGTCTGAAGTCCCTCTGTGAAGACAGCAATGACTTGCAGGATCCTGTCCTGAGCAGCACACAGGCCCAGAGGCTGATGCAGCTGATTTGTTATCCACACCGGCTGCTGGACAATGAGGAAGGAGAAAATCCTCAGCGCCAGAGGATTAAACGCATCTTACAG AATCTGGACCAGTGGACCATGAGGCAGTCCTCGCTAGAGCTGCAGCTCATGATTAAGCAGACAGCAAACAAT GAGATGAACTCCTTGTTAGAAAATATCGCCAAAGCCACCATTGAGGTATTCCAGCAGTCAGCAGAGACCAGCTCTGCTAGCTCTGCTGGTAATGGAGTCAACAATGTCAGTAGCTCAGCAAGTGCTACGCCTGCCAACAACAAATCCAAACCCATCCTCAG ctccctggagagATCAGGAGTGTGGCTGGTGGCCCCTCTGATTGCCAAGCTTCCAACATCAGTGCAGGGCCATGTGCTGAAAGCTGCTGGAGAAGAACTGGAGAAAGGACAACATTTGGGGTCATCGTCCCGCAAAGAGCGGGACCGCCAGAAGCAGAAGAG CATGTCCCTCCTGAGCCAGCAgccatttctgtcactggtgCTAACATGCTTGAAGGGACAGGATGAGCAGCGGGAAGGGCTCCTTACCTCTCTGTACAGTCAGGTCCAGCAG ATTGTTACGAATTGGCGGGAAGATCAGTACCAAGATGACTGCAAGGCCAAGCAGCTGATGCACGAGGCCCTGAAACTGCGGCTGAATTTG GTGGGAGGAATGTTTGACACAGTTCAGCGCAGTACACAGCAGACGACCGAATGGGCTGTGCTTCTCTTGGACATCATCAGCAGTGGCACCGTAGACATGCAGTCAAACAA TGAGCTCTTCACCACCGTGTTGGACATGCTGAGTGTTCTTATCAATGGCACCCTGGCTGCTGATATGTCCAGCATTTCTCAGGGCAGCATGGAGGAGAACAAGCGGGCATACATGAATCTCGTCAAGAAACTCAGG AAAGAGCTGGGAGACCGACAATCTGACAGCCTGGAGAAGGTGCGACAGCTACTGCCGCTTCCCAAGCAGACCCGAGATGTGATCACCTGTGAACCTCAGGGATCCCTCATTGACACCAAAGGCAATAAAATAGCTGGATTTGACTCCATCTTCAAAAAGGAG GGTTTGCAAGTCTCTACAAAGCAGAAGATTTCCCCTTGGGATCTGTTTGAGGGCTTAAAGCACTCAGCCCCCCTATCATGGGGTTGGTTTGGGACAGTCCGGGTGGATCGCAAGGTGTCTAGAtttgaggagcagcagaggcttCTTCTGTACCACACACACTTGAAACCCAAGCCCCGCAGTTACTACCTGGAGCCGTTGCCACTGCCCCCTGAAGAGGAAGAGCCTCCTACACCCGTGGCTTTGGAGCCAGAGAAGAAAGCTGCAGAACCAGCCAAGGCTGATAAAACAAGCTCCAATCCTGCCACCTCTACTGAAGAACGCAagaagaaacagagcaaaaccaaGAAACGCAACCAATCTGCCAGCAAAACTGAG GATTTTGTGTTGGGCCCTAGCCGAGGGGTTTCATATGGAGTTGGTATGCCTACAGATCTCTTGCATCACCAGTCAGGAAGCACTATGTCGAGGCTGGCTTATGGGCAATCACCAGTGGGTCTCTATGCCCAGAATCAGCCTCTTCCAGCAG gTGGTCCTCGCCTGGATACATCCTACAGACCTGTACGCATGCCACTGGGGAAACTTGTTCAGAGTCGTCCTCCCTATAGTGGTGTGctgcctccagggatggggagcatGATGGGCATTGACCCCTCCTACAAGCCAGCAGTGTACAGACAGCAGCCTCCAGTGTCCCAGGGACAGATACTGAGGCAGCAACTTCAAGCGAAGTTG CAGGGCCAAGGCATAATGGGACAGCAGCCTGTGCGCCAGATGGCTCCAACCCCATCCTATGGAGCACTGCAGCCCTCCCAG GGTTACACACCTTACGTCTCCCACATAGGCCTTCAGCAGCACCCCTCCCAGTCAGGCACAATGGTACCTCCTACCTATTCTGGCCAGCCCTATCAGAATTCCCACCCCAGCTCTAATCCTGCCCTGGTGGATCCTGTTAGACAGATGCAGCAGAGACCAAGTGGCTACGTACATCAGCAGGCCCCTGGCTATGGGCACACCTTGGGCAACACACAGAG GTTTCCTCACCAGTCAATACAGCAGGCCCCCATGATGAGTGGGATGAACCATTTGGGTCCACAAGGAGTCCCTTCAGGAATTCGACCCAGCCAGATACTGcctgaccagcagcagcagcagtacctgaggcagcagcagcaacagcagcagcagatgctgagG cagcagcagcagcagcaacagcaacagcagcagcagccaccgcaGCCACAACCACAGCAGCAACCCCAGGTCTCCACAGTGCCTCAGCCACAGGCACAGGGCcagcccccagggctggggatgcAGGCTCTTCCCCCCCAGCAGCCCATT TTCCAGCGCCAGGGCCTTcagcagacacagcagcagcagcaaacagctgCTCTGGTTCGACAgcttcagcaacagctttcta ATACACAGACACAGCAGAACAACAACCCGTTTGGACGCTACTGA